The stretch of DNA CCGTGCTGGAAGGGGTTCATCGTCCCGGGGTCGACGTTCAGGTACGGGTCGAGCTTCTGCATCGTGACCCGCAGGCCCCGGGCCTTGAGAAGCGCACCCAGGCTGGAGGCGGTCAGGCCCTTGCCGAGGGAGGAGGCGACACCCCCGGTGACGAAGAGGTGCTTGGTCGTCGAGGAAGTCGAGGATCGGTTCGGCATGGCCAAGAGGGGGCTCCCGTGGTCGCGGTCTGGAATGCGTACCGGCTAACCCTTGGTCCGGAGGAATCCGGGGGTGCCGTCGCTGCGGTTCGGGGGTTCAGCGCCCACCGGTCCACGGGCTACCAGGGTATCAGCGCCCAGGAGAGGGTGGATCCGGCCACGCTCCGCACACGCGGAACCACCGAGCACATCCGCCACACACCCGACGCACACGTCGACCACCCTTTCGGCTTAACCTCGTTGCCGGGAGCGTCGCGCGGATCACCAGGTTGCGTCGTATCCTTCACGAACATCGCTGCCGAGCTCGCGGACCTGGGCGCGTAGCGCTTCCTCAAAAAGGCGGTGGTGGGCGTCGGGCGGGACGGTGAACGGCACCACCCCCGCCCTTCCCCCGGAACGCGAGAGCTCGTAGACGACCCCAGACCGCTAGACCGCAAAAGCGAGCGCCCTTCAAGGGCGACGTGGCCGTTCGACTGGAGATGCACGTGGCCGGGCGCATCGAGGATTACGCACTCATCGGAGACATGCAGACCGCTGCCCTGGTCTGCCGGGACGGCACAGTCGACTGGCTGTGCTTTCCCCGCTTCGACTCCCACGCGATCTTCGCGGGTCTACTCGGGACCGAGGATCACGGCTTCTGGCGTCTGGGGCCCGCATTCGCCCCCGGCGCCGAGCCGCCCCCCGCGACCCGCCGCACTTACCGCGGCGACTCGCTGATCCTGGAATCCGAGTGGGAGACACCGCGCGGGACCGTACGCGTGACGGATTTCATGCCGCCGCGCGACGACGCGCCGCAGCTGATCAGGATGGTGGAGGGCGTCAGCGGGCGTGTGCCGATGCGTTCGGCGCTGCGCATGCGGTTCTCCTACGGGCGTGTGACGCCCTGGGTCCACAAGGTCGACAGCCGGACGGTGGCCGTCGCGGGCCCCGACTCCGTATGGCTGGACACCGAGGCCGAGACCTACGGCAAGGACCTGACGACCTACTCCGACTTCACCGTCGGCCCCGGCGACCGGGTGGCGTTCGCCATCTCCTGGCAGCCCTCGCACCGCGAGCAGCCGCCACTGCCGGAGCCGGAGAACGCGCTGGAGGCCACGGAGGACTTCTGGCGCGAATGGGTGGAGCACTGTACGTATCACGGGCCCTACCGTGAGGCCGTCATCCGCTCCCTGATCACCCTCAAGGCGCTCACCTACGCGCCGACCGGGGGCATCGTGGCGGCGCCCACGACATCGTTGCCGGAGGAGATCGGCGGCGTCCGCAACTGGGACTACCGCTTCACCTGGCTGCGCGACGCGGCCATCACCCTCTCCTCGCTGCTGCGCACCGGCTACCGCGACGAGGCGAGAGCCTGGCGCGAGTGGCTGCTGCGCGCGGTCGCGGGTGATCCGGAGAACCTCCAGATCATGTACGGCATCGCCGGCGAGCGGGAACTGGGCGAGAGCGAGCTCGACTGGCTGCCCGGCTACGAGAACTCACAGCCGGTCCGCGTCGGCAACGGCGCCGCCGACCAGCTCCAGCTGGACGTGTACGGCGAGGTCACCGAGGCGCTGCACCTGGCACACATGACGGGCCTCGCCCGCAACGACTACGCCTCACTGCTCCAACTCAAGCTCATCCGCTACCTGGAGGACCACTGGTCCGAGCCGGACGAGGGCATCTGGGAGGTCCGCGGCCCGCGCAGGCACTTCGTGCACTCGAAGGTGATGGCCTGGGTCGCCGTCGACAGGACCATCAAGCTCATCGAGTCCGGGGACGCGGACGGTCCGCTCGACAAGTGGCGCGAGATGCGCGACGACATCCACCGCGATGTCTGCGAGCGGGGCTACGACGCGGGGCGCAACACCTTCACGCAGTCCTACGGCTCCCAGGAGTTGGACGCCTCGCTGCTGCTGATCCCGCAGATGGGGTTCCTGCCGCCGGACGACAAGCGGGTCATCGGCACCATCGAGGCCATTCAGCGCGAACTGTCCACGCCGGACGGCTTCATCATGCGCTACCCCACCTCCGGCGAGGACGCCGGCGTGGACGGCCTCGCGGGCGACGAGGGCGCCTTCCTCGCCTGCTCGTTCTGGATGGCGGACGACCTCGCGATGATCGGCCGCGTGGACGAGGCCCGCAAGCTCTTCGAACGACTGCTCGACCTCCGCAACGACTTGGGGCTGCTCGCCGAGGAGTGGGACCCGGTCAACCGCCGTCAGGTCGGCAACTTCCCGCAGGCCTTCAGCCACGTGCCGCTCATCGACACGGCGCTGCGGCTCACCGCGAGCGGGGCGTACGGAGGCTGACGGGATGTAGGTTCCCAGATCCCGTGTCCTTTTCCCACCGGCCGTGTCCACTGCGTGGCCAGTAGGACGCGGGCATGGGATTCATGCCTCGTGAGCCAGTAGTTCCCCACTTTTTGTACGGGACTGCCCCGGGCGGCGTCTGCGGGCGTGGCCGGGGCAGGACCCCAGCGTTCGGCGGCTGGCGAGGCTGCCTGGAGAAACGCGGGGTTGGTGGTCCGATGGGTACAGCGGTGGCCGCGCCGGTAGGGCTGAGTGTCCGGCGTGGTGACGAGTCCGTGGTGGAGGACCCGGAGTGGCCATCGGTGCCGCTCGGGCTGCTGCGGCAGGCCCGGCCGTGGCGGACGTTCCGCTGGTTCAAGGGGCAGCAGCACTATTCGGGCACATATTGGTCGGCGACCGTGGGCGATCATGTGATCTACGAGTCGCGGCTGGAGCTGGGGCGGCTGTTGTTCGCCGGCTTCGCTCCCGAGGTGCGGCAAATCGTCGCCCAGCCGTTCCTGCTCAAGGCCGGCGTTGATGGCAAGGTCCGCAAGCACATCCCGGACTATCTGCTGCTGACGGATGACGGTCCGGTGGTCGTGGACGTCAACCGCGGCACCGACTTGAGAAGCCGGAAGTCGCTTTCACCTTCGCCTGGACGGGGGGCCGTGACTTCGCGCGGGTGGCAGTACGAGGTGTGGAGCGAGCCGGATCCGCACGTGCTGGAAAACGTCCGGTTCCTGGCCGGCTACCGCCGCGCCTGGCTGTTCGACCCTGACCTGGTGGCCGCGCTGCGGGCGGTGGACCTGGACGGGATGTCGCTGGGCGACGCCTTCCGGCTGCGGCCGGAGTGTCCCCGGCCGCTGGTGAAGTCGGCGGTGCTGTACCTGCTGTGGT from Streptomyces tsukubensis encodes:
- a CDS encoding glycoside hydrolase family 15 protein, with protein sequence MHVAGRIEDYALIGDMQTAALVCRDGTVDWLCFPRFDSHAIFAGLLGTEDHGFWRLGPAFAPGAEPPPATRRTYRGDSLILESEWETPRGTVRVTDFMPPRDDAPQLIRMVEGVSGRVPMRSALRMRFSYGRVTPWVHKVDSRTVAVAGPDSVWLDTEAETYGKDLTTYSDFTVGPGDRVAFAISWQPSHREQPPLPEPENALEATEDFWREWVEHCTYHGPYREAVIRSLITLKALTYAPTGGIVAAPTTSLPEEIGGVRNWDYRFTWLRDAAITLSSLLRTGYRDEARAWREWLLRAVAGDPENLQIMYGIAGERELGESELDWLPGYENSQPVRVGNGAADQLQLDVYGEVTEALHLAHMTGLARNDYASLLQLKLIRYLEDHWSEPDEGIWEVRGPRRHFVHSKVMAWVAVDRTIKLIESGDADGPLDKWREMRDDIHRDVCERGYDAGRNTFTQSYGSQELDASLLLIPQMGFLPPDDKRVIGTIEAIQRELSTPDGFIMRYPTSGEDAGVDGLAGDEGAFLACSFWMADDLAMIGRVDEARKLFERLLDLRNDLGLLAEEWDPVNRRQVGNFPQAFSHVPLIDTALRLTASGAYGG
- a CDS encoding TnsA-like heteromeric transposase endonuclease subunit, which produces MVEDPEWPSVPLGLLRQARPWRTFRWFKGQQHYSGTYWSATVGDHVIYESRLELGRLLFAGFAPEVRQIVAQPFLLKAGVDGKVRKHIPDYLLLTDDGPVVVDVNRGTDLRSRKSLSPSPGRGAVTSRGWQYEVWSEPDPHVLENVRFLAGYRRAWLFDPDLVAALRAVDLDGMSLGDAFRLRPECPRPLVKSAVLYLLWSGHVTTALDRPLSTGHVLRRAA